One Natrinema longum genomic window, ACGGCTCGCTCGCCGGCCGACTGGGTCGGACGCTCGGCGTCGACGTCACACTCGTCGAACGACAGGACGCGGTCGCCGATGCCCAGGCGCGGTGGGTTCCAGTCCACGACCACGATGCCGACGCACAGGCCCTCGAGGCGTACCACTCGGTCGCCGAGCGGGTCGGCCAGGCGCAAACGCGCTGTGCCGACCGTTCCGACTCCGTCTGAGTCGTCAGGAGACCGATCTTTTGCGTCTCCGATTCCGTCAGTTTTGGCTCCGTCCCACCGCTCTCGATCGTGGGTCGGGGCACGTCAGTAACTGTCCGCTCGTTCCAACGAGTCTCGGCCGAGGGCCTGGAAACGAACGCCGTCGGCAGTTCCGTGAGGAACTCGAGCGGAGCGACGCATCGATCGTACTGTCGAACGGAAATCACTGCGCATTCGACGCGGAGTTGCAGCCGTTTCGAAGCGACCGGCCGCCGATCGTTCCAACCGTTCGGCTCGGTGGTGTCGACTTCGTCCTCGAGGACGGTGCAGGCCTCGAGGGGGTCGGTCATCGTCCGCATCGTCTCGACGTCCGCAGTGACGGACGGGATTCTTCAGTCGTCCCCGTGAAATCGTGGAGATCCGTGGTGTCGTCGAACGCACTCGGGAACGAGCAGTCCGACGTCGTCGTGATCGCCCGTCGTCGAGGATAAATGGCTCACCCGTACTGGCAATAGCTTACAATAAAACAACAAACGCGCACGGACACAACAAACGGGGACGACCAGTAGTCGAAATCGAAACCACACCTCCCGGCGTGGCCACCAGGCCTTAGCCGTCAGTAACGACGGTCAACTCATTGTTTGGTTCGCCGTCTTCCCAATCCGAGTCCGTCGGGGGTTCGATTTCGAACTCGATACTACCGGTGTCGGCATCCGGCGGAAGTTCGACATCCTCGAAATCGAAATCCGCTTCGCCGTCGTCACCGGTCTCTCCGATGACCGCATCCATCCGGGCACTGCCAGCGGTTGCGATCACCGTCGCTTCAGGAACTCCCTCGTCGTTTTCGTCGACTACTTTCACCGTGAAAC contains:
- a CDS encoding DUF7382 domain-containing protein translates to MGSKQRPIPTLSLSSPTRSFVDDDRAIEGLPIRLVIALIVGVMSLGIMLQMLGGIGDFGTKTEVDLEFQDENYISEGDTDSFTVKVVDENDEGVPEATVIATAGSARMDAVIGETGDDGEADFDFEDVELPPDADTGSIEFEIEPPTDSDWEDGEPNNELTVVTDG